A genomic region of Oryza glaberrima chromosome 1, OglaRS2, whole genome shotgun sequence contains the following coding sequences:
- the LOC127776346 gene encoding probable U3 small nucleolar RNA-associated protein 11 isoform X1 codes for MSSLRNAIQRRAHKERAQPESRKKFGLLEKHKDYIVRAKAFHQKEETIRKLKEKASFRNPDEFYFKMINSKTVDGIHRPKPEANKYTEEELMLLKTKDMGYILQGIQSEKKKIEKLSSMLHELDNKRPNKHVYFAEDREEVKEIQSRIEQKSSSLGLDNIPSRIKRKTASSYRELEERKQRVQKLEKLYADMALQKELKKPGRKRKLREDEIENQTSRPVYKWRAQRKR; via the exons ATGTCTTCGCTGCGGAACGCGATCCAGCGGCGCGCTCACAAGGAGCGCGCCCAGCC GGAGTCGAGGAAGAAGTTTGGGCTTCTGGAGAAGCACAAGGACTACATCGTTCGGGCGAAGGCTTTCCACCAGAAGGAGGAAACCATCAGG AAATTGAAGGAGAAGGCATCATTTAGAAACCCTGATGAGTTCTATTTTAAGATGATCAACAGCAAGACTGTTGATGGAATTCATAGGCCTAA GCCTGAAGCAAACAAGTATACTGAAGAGGAACTCATGCTGCTAAAAACTAAAGATATGGGATACATCCTTCAGGGTATTCAGAGTGAAAAGAAG AAAATTGAAAAATTAAGCTCCATGCTTCATGAACTAGACAACAAGCGACCAAACAAGCATGTTTACTTTGCTGAAGACAG aGAAGAGGTCAAAGAAATACAATCTAGAATAGAACAAAAGAGCAGTTCACTTGGTTTGGACAACATCCCTTCCCGTATAAAGAG GAAAACTGCTTCGTCCTATAGGGAGTTAGAGGAGAGGAAACAGAGGGTTCAAAAGCTTGAGAAACTGTATGCAGACATGGCCTTGCAGAAAGAGTTGAAG AAACCTGGACGGAAAAGAAAACTCCGTGAGGATGAGATTGAGAATCAAACATCCCGGCCTGTTTATAAGTGGCGAGCACAACGGAAGCGGTAA
- the LOC127776360 gene encoding uncharacterized protein LOC127776360: MANPRRAIALQIHTQTTPLAAAPAAAPSPSLPSSLVHFLKRPASFPFLLSLFVLLTWISLRFHHPSPSASVLRAPVVHDPQANLVRYPAALYPTPIAADGRGWLLDPVAAARDAGLPGGALVCLSLHVGQIQPGGLRGNHRHHTCNETFVIWGAKTKFRLENADVNDRGYGEAMIAADEVAIVASARSTAHALINMDVRPTFFLGCQDTPINPNSSNTDYKVWKDI; the protein is encoded by the exons ATGGCGAACCCGAGGAGAGCCATCGCGCTGCAAATCCACACGCAGACgacgcccctcgccgccgcccccgccgccgcgccgtccccctcgctgccgtcgtcgctgGTCCACTTCCTGAAGCGGCCGGCGTCGTTCCCATTCCTGCTCTCCCTCTTCGTGCTCCTCACCTGGATCTCGCTCCGCTTCCACCACCCGTCCCCTTCGGCTTCCGTCCTCAGGGCCCCCGTCGTGCACGACCCCCAGGCCAACCTCGTCCGTTACCCCGCCGCGCTGTACCCCacccccatcgccgccgacggGCGCGGGTGGCTACTTGAccccgtcgccgctgctcgaGACGCCGGCTTACCAG GAGGAGCACTGGTTTGTTTATCACTACACGTGGGACAGATCCAGCCAGGTGGTTTACGTGGCAATCATCGCCACCATACATGCAATGAGACATTTGTCATCTGGGGTGCAAAGACAAAATTCCGG TTAGAAAATGCTGATGTAAATGATAGAGGATATGGGGAAGCCATGATTGCCGCTGATGAGGTGGCCATTGTTGCAAGCGCAAGATCAACTGCACATGCCTTGATAAATATGGATGTGCGACCAACCTTCTTCTTGGGATGTCAGGACACGCCAATAAATCCCAACAGCTCGAATACTGACTACAAGGTCTGGAAAGACATCTGA
- the LOC127776306 gene encoding ribonuclease III domain-containing protein RNC1, chloroplastic gives MAPPAMAFQALALGPLPLPLPAARRRRRVRVLAVAADHTPPPPPSPSSPPEPANSPSRLLRELAERKKAVSPKKKHPPRRFILKPPLDDERLTQRFLSSPQLSLKALPLLSSCLPSAPLSAADRTWMDEYLLEAKQALGYPLAPSETLGDGDDDGCPARHFDVLLYLAFQHLDTSCERTRTRHVRSGHSRLWFLGQYVLELAFCEFFLQRYPRESPGPMRERVFALIGKRAIPKWIKAASLHNLVFPYDDLDKMIRKDREPPAKAVFWALFGAIYLCFGMPEVYRVLFEAFGMDPEDESCQPKLRRQLEDVDYVSVEFEKRQLTWQDVAAYRPPPDALFAHPRLFRACVPPGMHRFRGNIWDFDNRPKVMNTLGYPLPMNDRIPEITEARNIELGLGLQLCFLHPSKHKFEHPRFCLERLEYVGQKIQDLVMAERLLMKHLDAPGRWLAEKHRRLLMNKYCGRYLRDKHLHHYIIYGESVQDRFEHNRRLRNPSTTAVQQAIHGLAYCVYGKPDVRRLMFEVFDFEQVQPKAV, from the exons atggcgcCACCTGCCATGGCCTTCCAAGCTCTCGCTCTcggccccctccccctccccctccccgcggcgcgtcgccgccgccgcgtgcgagTCCTCGCCGTGGCCGCAGAccacaccccgccgccgccgccgtcgccgtcctcccctCCCGAGCCGGCGAACAGCCCGAGCCGGCTCCTCCGTGAGCTCGCGGAGCGGAAGAAGGCCGTGTCCCCGAAGAAGAAGCACCCGCCGCGGCGCTTCATCCTGAAGCCGCCGCTCGACGACGAGCGCCTCACCCAGCGGTTCCTCAGCAGCCCGCAGCTGTCGCTCAAGGCGCTCCCGCTGCTCTCCTCCTGCCTCCCGTCGGCGCCGCTCTCCGCCGCAGACCGGACATGGATGGACGAGTACCTCCTCGAGGCCAAGCAGGCGCTGGGCTACCCGCTCGCCCCCTCCGAGACGCtcggggacggcgacgacgacggctgcccCGCGCGGCACTTCGACGTGCTGCTCTACCTCGCGTTCCAGCACCTGGACACGTCCTGCGAGCGCACGCGGACGCGGCACGTCCGGAGTGGCCACTCCAGGCTCTGGTTCCTGGGCCAGTACGTCCTGGAGCTCGCGTTCTGCGAGTTCTTCCTGCAGAGGTACCCCCGGGAATCCCCCGGGCCGATGCGGGAGCGGGTGTTCGCGCTGATCGGGAAGAGAGCGATTCCCAAGTGGATCAAGGCAGCTAGCCTTCACAATTTGGTGTTCCCTTATGACGATTTGGATAAGATGATTCGGAAGGACCGGGAGCCACCAGCAAA GGCTGTATTCTGGGCACTGTTTGGAGCTATATATTTGTGCTTTGGAATGCCTGAAGTCTACCGTGTTCTTTTTGAGGCGTTTGGCATGGACCCTGAAGATGAGAGCTGCCAGCCAAAGCTGCGGCGCCAACTAGAAGATGTTGACTATGTATCAGTGGAGTTTGAAAAGAGACAACTCACATGGCAAGATGTTGCTGCCTATCGG CCACCACCAGATGCCCTCTTTGCTCACCCTAGGCTATTTCGAGCATGCGTGCCACCAGGCATGCATCGTTTCAGAGGAAATATTTGGGATTTTGACAATAGACCAAAGGTCATGAACACACTGGGATATCCATTGCCTATGAATGATAGAATTCCAGAAATCACAGAAGCAAGGAACATAGAGCTTGGACTTGGTCTTCAG TTGTGCTTCTTGCATCCCTCAAAGCATAAGTTTGAGCACCCAAGATTTTGTTTAGAACGCCTGGAGTATGTTGGACAGAAAATTCAG GATCTAGTGATGGCGGAGAGGCTGCTCATGAAGCATCTCGATGCACCCGGTAGGTGGTTGGCAGAGAAGCATCGGAGGTTGCTAATGAACAAATACTGCGGACGATACCTCCGGGACAAGCACCTGCACCACTACATTATCTACGGGGAGTCGGTGCAAGACAGATTTGAGCACAACCGCCGGCTGAGAAATCCTTCCACGACCGCCGTCCAGCAAGCAATACACGGCCTTGCTTACTGCGTCTATGGCAAACCGGATGTAAGGCGATTGATGTTCGAGGTGTTTGACTTCGAACAGGTCCAGCCAAAAGCAGTATGA
- the LOC127776346 gene encoding probable U3 small nucleolar RNA-associated protein 11 isoform X2, giving the protein MSSLRNAIQRRAHKERAQPESRKKFGLLEKHKDYIVRAKAFHQKEETIRKLKEKASFRNPDEFYFKMINSKTVDGIHRPKPEANKYTEEELMLLKTKDMGYILQGIQSEKKKIEKLSSMLHELDNKRPNKHVYFAEDREEVKEIQSRIEQKSSSLGLDNIPSRIKRKTASSYRELEERKQRVQKLEKLYADMALQKELKKPGRKRKLREDEIENQTSRPVYKWRAQRKR; this is encoded by the exons ATGTCTTCGCTGCGGAACGCGATCCAGCGGCGCGCTCACAAGGAGCGCGCCCAGCC GGAGTCGAGGAAGAAGTTTGGGCTTCTGGAGAAGCACAAGGACTACATCGTTCGGGCGAAGGCTTTCCACCAGAAGGAGGAAACCATCAGG AAATTGAAGGAGAAGGCATCATTTAGAAACCCTGATGAGTTCTATTTTAAGATGATCAACAGCAAGACTGTTGATGGAATTCATAGGCCTAA GCCTGAAGCAAACAAGTATACTGAAGAGGAACTCATGCTGCTAAAAACTAAAGATATGGGATACATCCTTCAGGGTATTCAGAGTGAAAAGAAG AAAATTGAAAAATTAAGCTCCATGCTTCATGAACTAGACAACAAGCGACCAAACAAGCATGTTTACTTTGCTGAAGACAG aGAAGAGGTCAAAGAAATACAATCTAGAATAGAACAAAAGAGCAGTTCACTTGGTTTGGACAACATCCCTTCCCGTATAAAGAG GAAAACTGCTTCGTCCTATAGGGAGTTAGAGGAGAGGAAACAGAGGGTTCAAAAGCTTGAGAAACTGTATGCAGACATGGCCTTGCAGAAAGAGTTGAAG AAACCTGGACGGAAAAGAAAACTCCGTGAGGATGAGATTGAGAATCAAACATCCCGGCCTGTTTATAAGTGGCGAGCACAACGGAAGCG ATGA
- the LOC127776297 gene encoding uncharacterized protein LOC127776297 has protein sequence MAVPVNTNNQEEEGCNPSSGNELEQLESDFCDEANNIELAKAFWYNKSELEQSAILSVEIEELEMTYYRGCIPPFELHQVPLLSDAISFIQDTKSWVYWVCPNCERMFLDSEGFLLHLENEHLPQLPRSEPIIPRRISDNDVRGLKTFSWLPGNMYMRGGVDDTNFEDTEIRKTIMQKIQEVVFKLIDLRILSADLTNKLTTFSRLRVGRRAYLLPGMLSIAFLGAEDLEMIYKLLHQLSLANTWELEQSPEFDEDGSDSFDAVTLVQDTNTLCLDVRKIISSTDGSIMEDDVFKWLFYTPLQEGMLLSWLSMKQKRLQRGVQIILQIKTFRDTLIDAYKSKLDDGKISEQEPPNCFLTETDYIDAKILRIDSEIEYMKKMLSEVCAFDYRPAIMPILKAYIRDKLKKASSCGVFDQDDRYAEYNKNLDSVNQFQMDQQAGRNQNFVDEGNSSRTKVEKARCFVSDHQASIIEQTGTCTISEEPSAQIDISCTYCGEIVEENSTIVEKEEEIVEENSTSVEKEEWEVVMEAMKRLVASLPPEMVQLPGTMSEDPASKIAFHIIRELSFRQAIESVNGQRMDTKAVDTGPGALGIAKPASDEKVNAASDKRGNSGRPKRRMLKSLIWALLSSFASHLSMLLLSRYLFGGEEGKESKDCCHITREKKNREFKRWLVIKIIAPVILCGYVHHSVLCYRS, from the exons ATGGCGGTTCCTGTCAATACCAATAACCAAGAGGAGGAAGGTTGTAATCCTTCCTCAGGCAATGAGCTTGAACAATTAGAATCAGATTTTTGTGATGAAGCCAATAACATTGAGCTCGCTAAGGCCTTTTGGTATAACAAGAGTGAATTGGAGCAATCAGCAATTCTATCGGTTGAGATTGAGGAATTGGAGATGACTTATTATAGGGGCTGTATACCCCCTTTTGAGCTGCATCAAGTTCCTTTATTATCTGATGCCATCAGCTTCATACAAGACACAAAATCCTGGGTATATTGGGTTTGTCCCAATTGTGAGAGGATGTTTCTAGATTCTGAAGGCTTCTTGTTGCATCTCGAGAATGAACATCTACCACAACTGCCTAGATCTGAGCCAATTATACCTAGGAGAATATCTGACAATGATGTAAGGGGATTAAAAACCTTTAGTTGGCTTCCAGGCAACATGTATATGAGAGGAGGAGTGGATGACACTAATTTTGAAGATACCGAGATAAGGAAAACAATCATGCAGAAGATTCAGGAAGTGGTTTTCAAGCTCATAGATCTAAGGATCCTTTCTGCTGATCTTACAAACAAATTGACCACGTTTTCAAGACTTCGGGTGGGAAGAAGAGCCTATCTGTTGCCCGGTATGTTGAGCATTGCATTTCTAGGTGCAGAAGATCTTGAAATGATCTATAAATTGCTGCATCAGTTGTCGTTAGCCAATACATGGGAACTTGAGCAGAGTCCTGAGTTTGATGAAGATGGGAGTGATTCTTTTGATGCTGTTACTCTCGTTCAAGATACTAACACCCTCTGTCTGGATGTAAGAAAAATCATTTCTAGTACTGATGGTTCTATTATGGAAGATGATGTCTTCAAATGGCTATTCTATACACCCCTGCAAGAAGGGATGCTGTTATCATGGTTGAGCATGAAACAAAAACGTCTTCAACGTGGAGTTCAGATCATATTGCAGATTAAGACTTTCAGGGACACACTAATAGATGCATACAAGAGTAAGCTTGATGATGGAAAGATTTCAGAACAGGAACCTCCTAACTGTTTCCTTACTGAG ACTGACTATATTGATGCTAAGATATTGAGGATTGATTCTGAAATTGAGTACATGAAGAAAATGTTGTCAGAAGTCTGTGCATTTGATTACCGTCCTGCCATCATGCCTATTTTGAAGGCCTACATACGG GATAAGTTGAAAAAGGCTTCCTCTTGTGGTGTCTTTGATCAAGATGATAGATATGCAGAATATAACAAG AATTTGGACTCTGTCAATCAATTTCAGATGGACCAGCAAGCTGGGAGAAATCA AAATTTTGTTGATGAAGGCAACAGTTCTAGGACCAAGGTCGAGAAAGCACGGTGCTTTGTTTCAGATCATCAAGCCTCTATTATAGAACAAACGGGAACATGCACAATATCAG AGGAACCAAGTGCTCAGATTGACATCAGCTGCACCTACTGTGGAGAGATAGTTGAGGAAAATTCAACAATtgtggagaaagaggaggagatagTTGAGGAAAATTCAACAAGTGTGGAGAAAGAGGAGTGGGAAGTGGTCATGGAGGCTATGAAGAGGTTGGTGGCATCTCTGCCTCCAGAGATGGTTCAGTTGCCAGGGACTATGTCAGAAGATCCAGCAAGCAAGATTGCCTTTCATATAATACGTGAGTTATCTTTTCGCCAGGCTATTGAAAGTGTGAATGGGCAAAGAATGGACACCAAGGCTGTGGATACTGGTCCAGGTGCTCTTGGAATTGCCAAGCCAGCATCAGACGAAAAGGTCAATGCAGCATCAGACAAAAGGGGCAATTCTGGAAGGCCCAAGAGGAGGATGCTTAAGAGCTTGATATGGGCTCTGCTCTCATCATTTGCTAGCCACCTGTCAATGCTACTGCTATCCAGATACTTGTTTGGAGGTGAAGAGGGAAAGGAATCAAAAGATTGCTGTCACATAActagagagaagaaaaacagagagtTCAAAAGGTGGCTTGTCATTAAAATAATTGCTCCGGTGATTTTGTGTGGCTATGTGCATCATTCGGTTCTGTGTTATCGATCCTGA
- the LOC127776315 gene encoding L-2-hydroxyglutarate dehydrogenase, mitochondrial: MLPLRRFAGACRRRGLSGIAPGAPREAADAVVVGAGVVGLAVARALAMAGREVVVVEAAPSFGTGTSSRNSEVIHAGIYYPPGSLKASLCVRGREMLYKYCAEREIPHKQLGKLIVATGVAETAKLDMLLKNAKENGVDDLQMMEGSEAMEMEPELRCLKALLSPRTGIVDSHSLMLSLLADAENLGTAISYNTTVTNGYIGDEGLELHISESKALENHSVGSPVSPQLILFPKLLINSAGLSAAPLAKRFHGLNQVFVPPAYYARGCYFTLSQTKSPFSHLIYPLPEDGGIGVHVTLDLNGVVRFGPDVEWIDGGKDVTSCFLSRFDYSVNPTRCSKFYPVIRKYFPNLKDDSLEPGYSGIRPKLSGPGQPPSDFVIQGEDIHGVPGLVNLFGIESPGLTSSLAIAEYIVSRYLR; the protein is encoded by the exons ATGCTCCCGCTGCGGCGCTTTGCGGGGgcctgccgccggcgaggcctcTCCGGGATCGCCCCCGGAGCACcccgggaggcggcggacgcggtggtggtgggcgccggcgtggtcgggctcgcggtggcgcgcgcgctggccatggccggccgcgaggtggtggtggtcgagGCCGCCCCCAGCTTCGGCACCGGCACCAGCTCCCGCAACAGCGAGGTCATCCACGCCGGCATCTACTACCCTCCCGGCAGCCTAAAG GCTAGTCTTTGTGTAAGAGGAAGGGAAATGCTCTACAAGTACTGTGCAGAACGAGAAATTCCCCATAAACAGCTCGGTAAACTCATCGTTGCTACTGGTGTTGCAGAGACGGCAAAATTGGACATGCTTCTCAAGAATGCTAAAGAAAATGGGGTGGATGATCTTCAGATGATGGAGGGTTCTGAAGCTATGGAGATGGAACCTGAACTTCGCTGTCTTAAGGCTTTACTGTCACCTCGTACTGGGATTGTTGACTCTCATTCACTCATGCTCTCCCTTTTG GCTGATGCTGAGAATTTAGGAACAGCCATATCTTACAACACAACGGTTACAAATGGATATATTGGAGATGAAGGCCTCGAGCTTCATATTTCTGAAAGCAAAGCACTGGAGAATCATTCTGTGGGCTCTCCTGTGTCCCCACAACTCATTTTGTTTCCAAAACTTCTGATAAATTCAGCAGGTTTGAGTGCGGCTCCACTTGCTAAAAGATTCCATGGCCTTAACCAAGTATTTGTGCCCCCTGCTTATTATGCGCGTGGATGTTACTTCACCCTTTCTCAAACCAAGAGCCCTTTCAGCCACTTGATCTACCCTCTACCAGAGGATGGTGGCATAGGGGTACATGTCACGCTAGATTTGAATGGTGTTGTTAGATTTGGCCCAGATGTTGAGTGGATAGATGGTGGTAAGGATGTCACGTCATGCTTCCTGAGTAG GTTCGATTACTCAGTCAATCCTACCAGATGTTCTAAATTTTATCCTGTAATAAGGAAGTATTTTCCTAACCTCAAGGATGATTCTTTGGAACCCGGTTATTCTGGGATACGACCAAAGCTTTCTGGCCCAGGGCAGCCTCCTTCAGATTTTGTTATTCAG GGGGAGGATATCCATGGTGTTCCTGGGCTGGTCAACTTGTTTGGAATAGAATCCCCTGGTCTGACGTCAAGTTTGGCAATTGCTGAATACATTGTTTCAAGGTATTTGAGATGA